The DNA sequence CCAGGTCGAGTTCGCCACCGGCGTGTGCGCCGACCTGCGCGAACTGCGCGACCAGCTCACCGCGGGCCGACAGGCGCTGGCCGACGCCGCCCACGCCGAAGGCCTGTGGCTGGTCGCCTCCGGCACCCCGCCGCTGGCCGACCCGCGACCCGAGCTGAGCGCGGGGGAGAGGTTCGACCGCATCGAGTCGCTCTACCGCGGCCAGGTCGACGCCTACCAATGCTGCGGCTGCCACGTCCACGTCGGCGTGCCCGACCCGGAAACCGCCGTGCACGTCGTCAACCACCTGCGGCGCTGGCTGCCGACCCTGCTCGCGCTGGGCGGCAACTCGCCGTTCGACCACGACCGCGACACCGGCTACGCGAGCTGGCGGATGATGGACCAGGCGCGGTTCCCCGGCTCGGGCGTACCCCCGGTGTGCCGCAGCGCCGCCGACCACGCCGCCCGCGTCGCCCGGCTGGTCGACTGCGGCGCGCTGGTCGACGCCAGCCAGACGTTCTGGCTGGCCAGGCCCTCACCCCGGTACCCGACCGTCGAGGTCCGGGTCGCCGACACCGCCGCCACCGTCGACCACGCCCTGCTCCAGGCCGGGCTCACGATGGCGCTGGTGGCCGCCGCGGGGGACACCCCGGCACCGGAACCGGACGAGCAGGTGCTGGCCGCCGCCGTCTGGTCCGCCGCCCGCCACGGGCTGTCCGGCCCCGGCGTCGACCCGCTCAGCGCCTGCCGGGTGCCCGCCGTCGACCTGGTGCACGCGCTGCTCGACCACGTCTCCGACGCGCTGGGCGACGACCGCGACCTCGTCCACGCCCTCGTGCGTGACGTGCTGGACAACGGCACGGGCGCGCAACGGCAACTGAGGGCGGGATCACCCGAGGCGGCCGTAGACCTGCTCGCGTGCACCCGCACCGGAACGGGTAGTCCACGGCCATGACCACAGTGGACCCTGCCCTCGACCGCGCCGTGCTGCCCGCCGCGCGCGGCCCCCTGTCCGCCGCCGTCCTGGACGCCCTGCGCGGCGACCCGCCGGCCACCGGCCTGCCCGCGATCGCGTCGGCCGACCCGTACGGCGAAGACCTGCAACTGGCCCTGCACGTGTGCTACGAGCTGCACTACCAGGGCTTCGCGGGCGTGCCGGACGACTGGGAGTGGGACCCGGAGCTGCTGAGGTTCCGCGCCGCCCTGGAACGGGTCTTCCTCGACGCGCTGCGCGCCGACGTGCCCGGCGGCGCCGACCTCGACGGCGTGCTCGACGAACTGCTGGTCGAACCGGTCGACGGCGTCGGCGTGAGCCACTTCCTCAAGGACGAGGGCGAGTGGTGGCACATGCGCGAGTACCTGGCGCTGCGCTCGATCTACCACCTCAAGGAAGCAGACCCGCACGCCTGGGTCATCCCGCGGCTGCGCGGCACCGCCAAGGCCGCGCTCGTGGCCGTCGAGTTCGACGAGTTCGGCGGCGGACGCGGCGACCGCATGCACTCCCGGCTGTTCGCCGACCTGCTCGTGGGCGCCGGGCTCGACCACCGCTACCTCGGCTACCTGGAGCACGCGCCCGCCGTGATGCTGGCGACGGTGAACCTCATGTCGTTGTGCGGCCTGCACCGGTCGTTGCGCGGATCGCTGGTCGGGCACTTCGCCGCCGCCGAGATCACCACCGCCCCCAGCGCCACCCGCATGGCCAAGGCCCTGCAGCGGCTGGACGCGCACCCCGACTGCGTCGAGTTCTTCACCGAGCACATCGAAGCCGACGCCGTGCACGAACAGGTGATGCGCCGTGACGTCATCGGCGACCTGCTGGCCCGCGAACCGGAGCTGACCGAGTCGGTCGTGTTCGGCGTCCAGGCCACCGAACTGCTCGAACAACGCCTCGGCGACCACCTGCTCGGAGCGTGGGAAAAGGGGCAGACGGCGTTGCGCCTGCCCCTCTAGGACCCATCGGTCACCGTCGTTTGCGGTGGCTCGTGTCGCACAGCGGGTAACGCTTGCTGCGGCGGCACGCGCACACCGCGACGACGAACCGGTCCGAGCACACCACCGTCCCGTCGTCCGCCCGCAGCTCCACGGGCCCCTCCACCAGGACGGGCCCACCGGGCACCACGGTCACCACCCGGGCTTCACGCCGCGTCGGCACGGATCACCACCAGTTCCTCGTGCTCCTGACCGTCCTCGATGAGCCCGCGCCGCGCCAACCACTCCGCCCGGCCGCGCATCACCGGCCCGAACGGGACCGTGCGGCGCGCCACCACGGACGCCTTCAACCCGCCGCCGCGCAACTGCCGCAACGTCACGTCCGGGTCGGACAACGCCGAGTGCACGATCAGGCCCATGCCCTTGTCGGCCAACAGCAACGGCAGCACCGCGCACAGCCGGTCCAGCACGCAACGCCCGTCCAGCCCGGCGTCCCACGCCCGCGCCGGACCCCGGTCCGGCACACCCGTGCTCGGCACGTACGGCGGGTTGGCCGTGACGACATCGAACTCGCCCCGACCCACCAGGTCACCGAAGTCACCGCGCCGCACCCGCACGCGCAACCCGCGCAACCGGGCGTTGGCCCAGGTCGCCGCCAACGCCCGTCTGCTCAGGTCCACGGCCGTGATCTCACCCGCGCCCGCCACCGCCGAGGCGATCGCCAACGCGCCGGTGCCGGTGCACACGTCCAGCACCCGACCACCGCGCGGCATCCCGGCCTGCGCCAGCGCCTCGGCC is a window from the Saccharothrix saharensis genome containing:
- a CDS encoding carboxylate-amine ligase — its product is MTVGVEEEFLLVDPETRRPVARAADVLAGVRDLPAGARVHRELSGVQVEFATGVCADLRELRDQLTAGRQALADAAHAEGLWLVASGTPPLADPRPELSAGERFDRIESLYRGQVDAYQCCGCHVHVGVPDPETAVHVVNHLRRWLPTLLALGGNSPFDHDRDTGYASWRMMDQARFPGSGVPPVCRSAADHAARVARLVDCGALVDASQTFWLARPSPRYPTVEVRVADTAATVDHALLQAGLTMALVAAAGDTPAPEPDEQVLAAAVWSAARHGLSGPGVDPLSACRVPAVDLVHALLDHVSDALGDDRDLVHALVRDVLDNGTGAQRQLRAGSPEAAVDLLACTRTGTGSPRP
- a CDS encoding iron-containing redox enzyme family protein, coding for MTTVDPALDRAVLPAARGPLSAAVLDALRGDPPATGLPAIASADPYGEDLQLALHVCYELHYQGFAGVPDDWEWDPELLRFRAALERVFLDALRADVPGGADLDGVLDELLVEPVDGVGVSHFLKDEGEWWHMREYLALRSIYHLKEADPHAWVIPRLRGTAKAALVAVEFDEFGGGRGDRMHSRLFADLLVGAGLDHRYLGYLEHAPAVMLATVNLMSLCGLHRSLRGSLVGHFAAAEITTAPSATRMAKALQRLDAHPDCVEFFTEHIEADAVHEQVMRRDVIGDLLAREPELTESVVFGVQATELLEQRLGDHLLGAWEKGQTALRLPL
- a CDS encoding CDGSH iron-sulfur domain-containing protein, whose protein sequence is MPTRREARVVTVVPGGPVLVEGPVELRADDGTVVCSDRFVVAVCACRRSKRYPLCDTSHRKRR
- a CDS encoding HemK2/MTQ2 family protein methyltransferase, translating into MWLLRPPGVYRPQEDTWLMAEALAQAGMPRGGRVLDVCTGTGALAIASAVAGAGEITAVDLSRRALAATWANARLRGLRVRVRRGDFGDLVGRGEFDVVTANPPYVPSTGVPDRGPARAWDAGLDGRCVLDRLCAVLPLLLADKGMGLIVHSALSDPDVTLRQLRGGGLKASVVARRTVPFGPVMRGRAEWLARRGLIEDGQEHEELVVIRADAA